The proteins below come from a single Takifugu flavidus isolate HTHZ2018 chromosome 6, ASM371156v2, whole genome shotgun sequence genomic window:
- the LOC130527540 gene encoding myelin and lymphocyte protein-like isoform X2, translating to MSSNTAIMGNLPSGIGIYTTIPDIFYLPELIFGGLVWILVACTLVVPQNPQGWVMFVSVFCFIMTFIWMLVFACGGHHNNSSWATADVLYHVIAAFFYLSASVVLAKVTLDMKDGSNFQIYQLDISAVVFSYVSTLLYFIHSILSAIRWKSF from the exons ATGTCCTCTAACACCGCCATCATGGGGAACCTCCCCAGTGGGATCGGAATCTACACCACCATACCCGACATTTTCTACCTACCAGAGCTG ATTTTTGGGGGTCTGGTCTGGATCCTGGTGGCGTGCACGTTGGTGGTGCCACAGAACCCTCAGGGCTGGGTCATGTTTGTGTCCGTCTTCTGCTTCATTATGACGTTCATCTGGATGCTGGTGTTTGCCTGTGGAGGTCATCACAACAACAGTAGCTGGGCTACAGCG GACGTCCTCTACCATGTCATAGCTGCCTTCTTCTACCTCAGTGCTTCAGTGGTTCTGGCTAAAGTTACTCTGGACATGAAAGATGGCAGCAACTTCCAGATCTACCAGCTGGACATCTCTGCCGTG gtcttCTCCTATGTGTCCACCCTGCTGTACTTCATCCACAGCATCCTGTCGGCCATCCGCTGGAAGTCTTTCTGA
- the LOC130527540 gene encoding myelin and lymphocyte protein-like isoform X1 gives MSSNTAIMGNLPSGIGIYTTIPDIFYLPELIFGGLVWILVACTLVVPQNPQGWVMFVSVFCFIMTFIWMLVFACGGHHNNSSWATAQDVLYHVIAAFFYLSASVVLAKVTLDMKDGSNFQIYQLDISAVVFSYVSTLLYFIHSILSAIRWKSF, from the exons ATGTCCTCTAACACCGCCATCATGGGGAACCTCCCCAGTGGGATCGGAATCTACACCACCATACCCGACATTTTCTACCTACCAGAGCTG ATTTTTGGGGGTCTGGTCTGGATCCTGGTGGCGTGCACGTTGGTGGTGCCACAGAACCCTCAGGGCTGGGTCATGTTTGTGTCCGTCTTCTGCTTCATTATGACGTTCATCTGGATGCTGGTGTTTGCCTGTGGAGGTCATCACAACAACAGTAGCTGGGCTACAGCG CAGGACGTCCTCTACCATGTCATAGCTGCCTTCTTCTACCTCAGTGCTTCAGTGGTTCTGGCTAAAGTTACTCTGGACATGAAAGATGGCAGCAACTTCCAGATCTACCAGCTGGACATCTCTGCCGTG gtcttCTCCTATGTGTCCACCCTGCTGTACTTCATCCACAGCATCCTGTCGGCCATCCGCTGGAAGTCTTTCTGA
- the pgap4 gene encoding transmembrane protein 246, with translation MPRWTACIVQRLRWSSAVSQALLLSALTFCVVLPLCGHRLLYSYFFIRSMYLDSMSDQALQRSLRQGQDDLHFWQKVSAEPAMFKNISLNPDLLVTIVTARRNEGRDFHYLLQVMRQLSVILHSCGGQRCAEVLVCDVESGPQENQDSSLLEAHFKVIRRSPEEQLRSWEKINTFEREKRDYVFCLRKGWNLLKPRNIVVLEDDALPTPDFFSVVTNLLSRRFARYTLYVKLYHPERLQRYWNPEPYRLLEWVGLGLVLATVLLLNPCRFTFTLSWAHLLFFTLYFMAVTELLGRHYLLEVRRLLPQFYAVSPATECCTPAMLFPGNSSLRVAEYLDASFCTKGNAKDTVLYQLMKKLPGERAHSVEPNLVTHIGAFSSVRPNPSRPKLL, from the coding sequence ATGCCTCGATGGACAGCGTGTATTGTCCAGCGGTTGCGATGGTCCAGCGCCGTCTCCCAGGCTCTACTTTTGTCTGCGCTCACGTTCTGCGTGGTTTTGCCTTTGTGTGGACACCGACTTCTCTACTCCTACTTCTTCATCAGGTCCATGTATTTGGACTCCATGAGTGATCAAGCCCTGCAGAGAAGTCTCCGTCAAGGCCAGGATGACCTCCATTTCTGGCAAAAAGTGTCAGCAGAACCGGCCATGTTTAAAAACATCAGTCTGAATCCTGATCTGCTGGTGACCATAGTGACAGCCAGGAGAAACGAAGGCAGGGATTTTCACTACCTGCTGCAGGTGATGCGGCAGCTCAGTGTCATCCTGCACAGCTGTGGGGGGCAGCGGTGTGCAGAggtcctggtctgtgatgtgGAAAGTGGTCCCCAGGAGAACCAGGATTCCAGCCTGCTGGAGGCCCACTTCAAGGTGATTCGGCGTTCACCTGAAGAGCAGCTCAGGAGCTGGGAGAAGATCAACACCTTTGAGCGAGAAAAAAGGGACTATGTGTTCTGTCTCCGGAAGGGATGGAACCTCCTGAAACCCAGGAACATTGTGGTTCTGGAGGATGATGCCCTGCCCACACCAGACTTCTTCAGCGTAGTAACCAATCTACTGTCCCGCCGCTTTGCTCGTTATACACTTTATGTCAAGCTGTACCACCCTGAACGGTTGCAGCGCTACTGGAACCCTGAACCGTATCGCCTCTTAGAGTGGGTGGGGCTTGGGTTGGTCTTGGCCACAGTGCTCCTTCTAAACCCATGTAGGTTTACCTTCACACTGTCATGGGCTCACCTCCTTTTCTTCACCCTTTACTTCATGGCTGTCACTGAGCTGTTGGGTCGTCATTACCTGCTGGAGGTGCGAAGGCTTTTGCCACAGTTCTATGCTGTTTCGCCAGCAACTGAGTGCTGCACCCCAGCCATGCTGTTCCCTGGCAACAGCTCACTCAGGGTGGCCGAGTACCTGGATGCTTCATTCTGCACCAAAGGGAATGCCAAAGACACAGTCCTGTACCAACTGATGAAGAAGCTTCCCGGAGAGCGTGCTCATAGCGTGGAGCCGAACCTGGTCACCCACATTGGTGCTTTCTCCTCAGTCAGGCCCAATCCATCCCGACCAAAACTACTCTGA
- the tpcn3 gene encoding two pore segment channel 3 isoform X1, with the protein MFENGRSKEELYLASVFVSDAQYNRNIYFDTSPQAVRLYLLYNHWLPQVLLYIFIILDLSLALFEEPAVIPLPSWATMLVELLCLLVFTLRLVHYARVIPQDKFWKDPKNICIIAIVALTLIDMIIYGALKASSYQAIRWTRVLRPLLLVNVTEGRQLRRAFRSIRNALPQIIYVFLLFLFSLLIFSLMALKLVGKRDLKTTGGAPYFSSYVDIIFDLYVLVTTANSPDVMMPAYNASSWFALFFIIYILINTYIFMSVFLAVVYNNYKKYLKEEIRQLVRAKRHKMVRAFAVLQERRKDTEEQVVSQANWNQLVRLVQPDIRNAHRELLWSVLDPQNQGCIGKVAFVQLADLLNIEVITLKSRPHPLRFIFPTLYLSVPSRLICRLVRHRTFVMVYDLIILVNAIFIGLDEDNPLIADSEWMFLSLYLLEILLKLYVFEPRAFFSRHNLWNWFDTIIVFSALIATVVNSAVKSCEFLPILIGLYGSHQILDIVLILRVLRLVRVVDSVQRFRTIINAMIRVGPAILTFGQLILVVYYIFAMVGMELFKGKIKYFGEGSDDPTKLFCGNVLLNGTSFAQLNYCKNNFNDILSSFILLVELTVVNQWHVLSSGFTFVTHVSARIFFVVFHIIVVIIIINIFVAFVLEAFFMEYSVEKSDLHTSVERKIEELQLSVAQEKLEDNLVNAMDSTEGNCDTAEDKPVLMFKIASKRYRTVDTLLQRMFEADLNLDDLAENDRIEADSSGNFANPAFGSV; encoded by the exons atgTTCGAAAACGGAAGGAGCAAAGAG GAATTGTACCTGGCATCGGTCTTCGTGTCAGATGCTCAATACAACAGGAACATCTACTTTGACACGTCCCCTCAGGCAGTCCG gCTCTATCTGCTCTACAATCACTGGCTGCCTCAGGTGCTCCTGTACATCTTCATTATCCTGGATCTGAGTTTGGCACTCTTCGAGGAGCCTGCTGTCATTCCTCTACCCTCATGG GCCACCATGCTGGTGGAGTTGCTCTGTCTGCTGGTCTTCACCCTTCGACTGGTTCACTACGCCAGAGTCATCCCTCAAGACAAATTCTGGAAAGACCCCAAAAACATCTGCATCATTGCCATTGTCGCG CTCACTCTCATCGACATGATCATCTACGGAGCCCTGAAGGCCTCCAGCTATCAGGCCATCCGTTGGACCAGAGTGCTCCGCCCACTTCTGCTGGTTAACGTCACCGAGGGACGACAG CTCCGCAGAGCGTTCAGAAGCATCAGAAACGCTCTTCCTCAGATCATCTatgtgttcctcctcttcctgttcagcCTCCTCATCTTCTCACTGATGGCGCTCAAACTTGTCGGAAAACG AGATTTGAAGACCACAGGTGGAGCTCCATACTTCAGCAGCTATGTGGACATTATCTTTGACCTCTATGTCCTCGTCACCACAGCCAACAGCCCTGATGTCAT GATGCCAGCGTACAATGCCAGCTCCTGGTTTGCGCTCTTCTTTATTATCTACATCCTCATCAACACCTACATCTTCATGTCTGTCTTCCTCGCAGTCGTTTACAACAACTACAAGAAGTACCTGAAG GAGGAGATACGGCAGCTGGTCAGGGCTAAAAGGCATAAAATGGTTCGAGCTtttgctgtcctgcaggagcGCAGAAAGGACACTGAGGAGCAGGTGGTGAGCCAGGCTAACTGGAACCAGCTGGTCCGTCTGGTTCAGCCCGATATCCGCAATGCTCACAGAGAACTGCTGTGGAGTGTGTTGGACCCTCAGAATCAGGGTTGCATCG GGAAGGTAGCATTTGTGCAGCTGGCCGACCTCCTGAACATCGAAGTCATTACACTCAAATCAAGGCCACACCCACTGCGCTTCATATTCCCCACCCTCTACCTGTCGGTCCCCAGCCGTCTGATCTGTCGATTGGTTCGACATCG GACTTTTGTGATGGTGTATGACCTGATCATCCTGGTGAACGCCATCTTCATTGGTCTGGACGAGGACAATCCACTGATCGCTGACTCAGAATGGATGTTCCTGTCGCTCTACCTGTTGGAGATCCTTCTGAAGCTCTACGTGTTTGAGCCCCGAGCGTTTTTCTCTCGTCATAACTTGTGGAACTG GTTTGACACAATTATTGTCTTCTCTGCCCTCATCGCAACAGTTGTCAACTCGGCTGTGAAGTCATGTGAGTTTCTGCCAATTTTAA TTGGACTTTATGGGAGCCATCAGATCTTGGACATTGTCCTGATCCTGCGAGTCCTCAGATTGGTGCGGGTGGTGGACAGCGTTCAGAG GTTTCGTACCATCATCAATGCCATGATACGGGTCGGCCCAGCCATCCTGACCTTTGGACAGCTTATCCTT gtgGTTTACTACATCTTTGCAATGGTCGGGATGGAACTATTTAAAGGAAAGATCAAGTACTTTGGTGAAGGATCTGATGATCCGACAAAGTTGTTCTGTGGGAATGTCCTCCTCAACGGAACCTCCTTTGCTCAGCTCAACTACTGCAAGAACAATTTTAATGATATTCTGTCATCTTTCatcctgctggtggagctcacTGTGGTCAATCAATGGCATG TGCTCAGTAGCGGCTTCACCTTTGTCACTCACGTGTCTGCTAGGATCTTCTTTGTTGTCTTTCACATCATTGTTGTCATCATCATAATCAA CATCTTTGTGGCTTTTGTCCTGGAGGCCTTCTTCATGGAGTACTCAGTGGAGAAGAGTGACCTGCACACGTCTGTTGAGAGGAAGATCGAGGAGCTACAGCTCTCTGTGGCACA AGAGAAGCTAGAGGACAACTTGGTCAATGCCATGGACAGCACAGAGGGCAACTGTGATACAGCAGAGGACAAGCCAGTCCTGATGTTTAAAATTGCTTCAAAAA GGTATCGGACCGTCGACACTTTGCTGCAACGGATGTTTGAGGCTGATCTAAACTTGGATGACTTGGCTGAGAACGACAGAATTGAAGCTGACAGCAGTGGGAACTTTGCTAACCCAGCCTTCGGCTCGGTGTGA
- the tpcn3 gene encoding two pore segment channel 3 isoform X3: protein MFENGRSKEELYLASVFVSDAQYNRNIYFDTSPQAVRLYLLYNHWLPQVLLYIFIILDLSLALFEEPAVIPLPSWATMLVELLCLLVFTLRLVHYARVIPQDKFWKDPKNICIIAIVALTLIDMIIYGALKASSYQAIRWTRVLRPLLLVNVTEGRQLRRAFRSIRNALPQIIYVFLLFLFSLLIFSLMALKLVGKRMPAYNASSWFALFFIIYILINTYIFMSVFLAVVYNNYKKYLKEEIRQLVRAKRHKMVRAFAVLQERRKDTEEQVVSQANWNQLVRLVQPDIRNAHRELLWSVLDPQNQGCIGKVAFVQLADLLNIEVITLKSRPHPLRFIFPTLYLSVPSRLICRLVRHRTFVMVYDLIILVNAIFIGLDEDNPLIADSEWMFLSLYLLEILLKLYVFEPRAFFSRHNLWNWFDTIIVFSALIATVVNSAVKSCEFLPILIGLYGSHQILDIVLILRVLRLVRVVDSVQRFRTIINAMIRVGPAILTFGQLILVVYYIFAMVGMELFKGKIKYFGEGSDDPTKLFCGNVLLNGTSFAQLNYCKNNFNDILSSFILLVELTVVNQWHVLSSGFTFVTHVSARIFFVVFHIIVVIIIINIFVAFVLEAFFMEYSVEKSDLHTSVERKIEELQLSVAQEKLEDNLVNAMDSTEGNCDTAEDKPVLMFKIASKRYRTVDTLLQRMFEADLNLDDLAENDRIEADSSGNFANPAFGSV from the exons atgTTCGAAAACGGAAGGAGCAAAGAG GAATTGTACCTGGCATCGGTCTTCGTGTCAGATGCTCAATACAACAGGAACATCTACTTTGACACGTCCCCTCAGGCAGTCCG gCTCTATCTGCTCTACAATCACTGGCTGCCTCAGGTGCTCCTGTACATCTTCATTATCCTGGATCTGAGTTTGGCACTCTTCGAGGAGCCTGCTGTCATTCCTCTACCCTCATGG GCCACCATGCTGGTGGAGTTGCTCTGTCTGCTGGTCTTCACCCTTCGACTGGTTCACTACGCCAGAGTCATCCCTCAAGACAAATTCTGGAAAGACCCCAAAAACATCTGCATCATTGCCATTGTCGCG CTCACTCTCATCGACATGATCATCTACGGAGCCCTGAAGGCCTCCAGCTATCAGGCCATCCGTTGGACCAGAGTGCTCCGCCCACTTCTGCTGGTTAACGTCACCGAGGGACGACAG CTCCGCAGAGCGTTCAGAAGCATCAGAAACGCTCTTCCTCAGATCATCTatgtgttcctcctcttcctgttcagcCTCCTCATCTTCTCACTGATGGCGCTCAAACTTGTCGGAAAACG GATGCCAGCGTACAATGCCAGCTCCTGGTTTGCGCTCTTCTTTATTATCTACATCCTCATCAACACCTACATCTTCATGTCTGTCTTCCTCGCAGTCGTTTACAACAACTACAAGAAGTACCTGAAG GAGGAGATACGGCAGCTGGTCAGGGCTAAAAGGCATAAAATGGTTCGAGCTtttgctgtcctgcaggagcGCAGAAAGGACACTGAGGAGCAGGTGGTGAGCCAGGCTAACTGGAACCAGCTGGTCCGTCTGGTTCAGCCCGATATCCGCAATGCTCACAGAGAACTGCTGTGGAGTGTGTTGGACCCTCAGAATCAGGGTTGCATCG GGAAGGTAGCATTTGTGCAGCTGGCCGACCTCCTGAACATCGAAGTCATTACACTCAAATCAAGGCCACACCCACTGCGCTTCATATTCCCCACCCTCTACCTGTCGGTCCCCAGCCGTCTGATCTGTCGATTGGTTCGACATCG GACTTTTGTGATGGTGTATGACCTGATCATCCTGGTGAACGCCATCTTCATTGGTCTGGACGAGGACAATCCACTGATCGCTGACTCAGAATGGATGTTCCTGTCGCTCTACCTGTTGGAGATCCTTCTGAAGCTCTACGTGTTTGAGCCCCGAGCGTTTTTCTCTCGTCATAACTTGTGGAACTG GTTTGACACAATTATTGTCTTCTCTGCCCTCATCGCAACAGTTGTCAACTCGGCTGTGAAGTCATGTGAGTTTCTGCCAATTTTAA TTGGACTTTATGGGAGCCATCAGATCTTGGACATTGTCCTGATCCTGCGAGTCCTCAGATTGGTGCGGGTGGTGGACAGCGTTCAGAG GTTTCGTACCATCATCAATGCCATGATACGGGTCGGCCCAGCCATCCTGACCTTTGGACAGCTTATCCTT gtgGTTTACTACATCTTTGCAATGGTCGGGATGGAACTATTTAAAGGAAAGATCAAGTACTTTGGTGAAGGATCTGATGATCCGACAAAGTTGTTCTGTGGGAATGTCCTCCTCAACGGAACCTCCTTTGCTCAGCTCAACTACTGCAAGAACAATTTTAATGATATTCTGTCATCTTTCatcctgctggtggagctcacTGTGGTCAATCAATGGCATG TGCTCAGTAGCGGCTTCACCTTTGTCACTCACGTGTCTGCTAGGATCTTCTTTGTTGTCTTTCACATCATTGTTGTCATCATCATAATCAA CATCTTTGTGGCTTTTGTCCTGGAGGCCTTCTTCATGGAGTACTCAGTGGAGAAGAGTGACCTGCACACGTCTGTTGAGAGGAAGATCGAGGAGCTACAGCTCTCTGTGGCACA AGAGAAGCTAGAGGACAACTTGGTCAATGCCATGGACAGCACAGAGGGCAACTGTGATACAGCAGAGGACAAGCCAGTCCTGATGTTTAAAATTGCTTCAAAAA GGTATCGGACCGTCGACACTTTGCTGCAACGGATGTTTGAGGCTGATCTAAACTTGGATGACTTGGCTGAGAACGACAGAATTGAAGCTGACAGCAGTGGGAACTTTGCTAACCCAGCCTTCGGCTCGGTGTGA
- the tpcn3 gene encoding two pore segment channel 3 isoform X2 — protein sequence MFENGRSKEELYLASVFVSDAQYNRNIYFDTSPQAVRLYLLYNHWLPQVLLYIFIILDLSLALFEEPAVIPLPSWATMLVELLCLLVFTLRLVHYARVIPQDKFWKDPKNICIIAIVALTLIDMIIYGALKASSYQAIRWTRVLRPLLLVNVTEGRQLRRAFRSIRNALPQIIYVFLLFLFSLLIFSLMALKLVGKRDLKTTGGAPYFSSYVDIIFDLYVLVTTANSPDVMMPAYNASSWFALFFIIYILINTYIFMSVFLAVVYNNYKKYLKEEIRQLVRAKRHKMVRAFAVLQERRKDTEEQVVSQANWNQLVRLVQPDIRNAHRELLWSVLDPQNQGCIGKVAFVQLADLLNIEVITLKSRPHPLRFIFPTLYLSVPSRLICRLVRHRTFVMVYDLIILVNAIFIGLDEDNPLIADSEWMFLSLYLLEILLKLYVFEPRAFFSRHNLWNWFDTIIVFSALIATVVNSAVKSFGLYGSHQILDIVLILRVLRLVRVVDSVQRFRTIINAMIRVGPAILTFGQLILVVYYIFAMVGMELFKGKIKYFGEGSDDPTKLFCGNVLLNGTSFAQLNYCKNNFNDILSSFILLVELTVVNQWHVLSSGFTFVTHVSARIFFVVFHIIVVIIIINIFVAFVLEAFFMEYSVEKSDLHTSVERKIEELQLSVAQEKLEDNLVNAMDSTEGNCDTAEDKPVLMFKIASKRYRTVDTLLQRMFEADLNLDDLAENDRIEADSSGNFANPAFGSV from the exons atgTTCGAAAACGGAAGGAGCAAAGAG GAATTGTACCTGGCATCGGTCTTCGTGTCAGATGCTCAATACAACAGGAACATCTACTTTGACACGTCCCCTCAGGCAGTCCG gCTCTATCTGCTCTACAATCACTGGCTGCCTCAGGTGCTCCTGTACATCTTCATTATCCTGGATCTGAGTTTGGCACTCTTCGAGGAGCCTGCTGTCATTCCTCTACCCTCATGG GCCACCATGCTGGTGGAGTTGCTCTGTCTGCTGGTCTTCACCCTTCGACTGGTTCACTACGCCAGAGTCATCCCTCAAGACAAATTCTGGAAAGACCCCAAAAACATCTGCATCATTGCCATTGTCGCG CTCACTCTCATCGACATGATCATCTACGGAGCCCTGAAGGCCTCCAGCTATCAGGCCATCCGTTGGACCAGAGTGCTCCGCCCACTTCTGCTGGTTAACGTCACCGAGGGACGACAG CTCCGCAGAGCGTTCAGAAGCATCAGAAACGCTCTTCCTCAGATCATCTatgtgttcctcctcttcctgttcagcCTCCTCATCTTCTCACTGATGGCGCTCAAACTTGTCGGAAAACG AGATTTGAAGACCACAGGTGGAGCTCCATACTTCAGCAGCTATGTGGACATTATCTTTGACCTCTATGTCCTCGTCACCACAGCCAACAGCCCTGATGTCAT GATGCCAGCGTACAATGCCAGCTCCTGGTTTGCGCTCTTCTTTATTATCTACATCCTCATCAACACCTACATCTTCATGTCTGTCTTCCTCGCAGTCGTTTACAACAACTACAAGAAGTACCTGAAG GAGGAGATACGGCAGCTGGTCAGGGCTAAAAGGCATAAAATGGTTCGAGCTtttgctgtcctgcaggagcGCAGAAAGGACACTGAGGAGCAGGTGGTGAGCCAGGCTAACTGGAACCAGCTGGTCCGTCTGGTTCAGCCCGATATCCGCAATGCTCACAGAGAACTGCTGTGGAGTGTGTTGGACCCTCAGAATCAGGGTTGCATCG GGAAGGTAGCATTTGTGCAGCTGGCCGACCTCCTGAACATCGAAGTCATTACACTCAAATCAAGGCCACACCCACTGCGCTTCATATTCCCCACCCTCTACCTGTCGGTCCCCAGCCGTCTGATCTGTCGATTGGTTCGACATCG GACTTTTGTGATGGTGTATGACCTGATCATCCTGGTGAACGCCATCTTCATTGGTCTGGACGAGGACAATCCACTGATCGCTGACTCAGAATGGATGTTCCTGTCGCTCTACCTGTTGGAGATCCTTCTGAAGCTCTACGTGTTTGAGCCCCGAGCGTTTTTCTCTCGTCATAACTTGTGGAACTG GTTTGACACAATTATTGTCTTCTCTGCCCTCATCGCAACAGTTGTCAACTCGGCTGTGAAGTCAT TTGGACTTTATGGGAGCCATCAGATCTTGGACATTGTCCTGATCCTGCGAGTCCTCAGATTGGTGCGGGTGGTGGACAGCGTTCAGAG GTTTCGTACCATCATCAATGCCATGATACGGGTCGGCCCAGCCATCCTGACCTTTGGACAGCTTATCCTT gtgGTTTACTACATCTTTGCAATGGTCGGGATGGAACTATTTAAAGGAAAGATCAAGTACTTTGGTGAAGGATCTGATGATCCGACAAAGTTGTTCTGTGGGAATGTCCTCCTCAACGGAACCTCCTTTGCTCAGCTCAACTACTGCAAGAACAATTTTAATGATATTCTGTCATCTTTCatcctgctggtggagctcacTGTGGTCAATCAATGGCATG TGCTCAGTAGCGGCTTCACCTTTGTCACTCACGTGTCTGCTAGGATCTTCTTTGTTGTCTTTCACATCATTGTTGTCATCATCATAATCAA CATCTTTGTGGCTTTTGTCCTGGAGGCCTTCTTCATGGAGTACTCAGTGGAGAAGAGTGACCTGCACACGTCTGTTGAGAGGAAGATCGAGGAGCTACAGCTCTCTGTGGCACA AGAGAAGCTAGAGGACAACTTGGTCAATGCCATGGACAGCACAGAGGGCAACTGTGATACAGCAGAGGACAAGCCAGTCCTGATGTTTAAAATTGCTTCAAAAA GGTATCGGACCGTCGACACTTTGCTGCAACGGATGTTTGAGGCTGATCTAAACTTGGATGACTTGGCTGAGAACGACAGAATTGAAGCTGACAGCAGTGGGAACTTTGCTAACCCAGCCTTCGGCTCGGTGTGA
- the tpcn3 gene encoding two pore segment channel 3 isoform X4, with protein sequence MIIYGALKASSYQAIRWTRVLRPLLLVNVTEGRQLRRAFRSIRNALPQIIYVFLLFLFSLLIFSLMALKLVGKRDLKTTGGAPYFSSYVDIIFDLYVLVTTANSPDVMMPAYNASSWFALFFIIYILINTYIFMSVFLAVVYNNYKKYLKEEIRQLVRAKRHKMVRAFAVLQERRKDTEEQVVSQANWNQLVRLVQPDIRNAHRELLWSVLDPQNQGCIGKVAFVQLADLLNIEVITLKSRPHPLRFIFPTLYLSVPSRLICRLVRHRTFVMVYDLIILVNAIFIGLDEDNPLIADSEWMFLSLYLLEILLKLYVFEPRAFFSRHNLWNWFDTIIVFSALIATVVNSAVKSCEFLPILIGLYGSHQILDIVLILRVLRLVRVVDSVQRFRTIINAMIRVGPAILTFGQLILVVYYIFAMVGMELFKGKIKYFGEGSDDPTKLFCGNVLLNGTSFAQLNYCKNNFNDILSSFILLVELTVVNQWHVLSSGFTFVTHVSARIFFVVFHIIVVIIIINIFVAFVLEAFFMEYSVEKSDLHTSVERKIEELQLSVAQEKLEDNLVNAMDSTEGNCDTAEDKPVLMFKIASKRYRTVDTLLQRMFEADLNLDDLAENDRIEADSSGNFANPAFGSV encoded by the exons ATGATCATCTACGGAGCCCTGAAGGCCTCCAGCTATCAGGCCATCCGTTGGACCAGAGTGCTCCGCCCACTTCTGCTGGTTAACGTCACCGAGGGACGACAG CTCCGCAGAGCGTTCAGAAGCATCAGAAACGCTCTTCCTCAGATCATCTatgtgttcctcctcttcctgttcagcCTCCTCATCTTCTCACTGATGGCGCTCAAACTTGTCGGAAAACG AGATTTGAAGACCACAGGTGGAGCTCCATACTTCAGCAGCTATGTGGACATTATCTTTGACCTCTATGTCCTCGTCACCACAGCCAACAGCCCTGATGTCAT GATGCCAGCGTACAATGCCAGCTCCTGGTTTGCGCTCTTCTTTATTATCTACATCCTCATCAACACCTACATCTTCATGTCTGTCTTCCTCGCAGTCGTTTACAACAACTACAAGAAGTACCTGAAG GAGGAGATACGGCAGCTGGTCAGGGCTAAAAGGCATAAAATGGTTCGAGCTtttgctgtcctgcaggagcGCAGAAAGGACACTGAGGAGCAGGTGGTGAGCCAGGCTAACTGGAACCAGCTGGTCCGTCTGGTTCAGCCCGATATCCGCAATGCTCACAGAGAACTGCTGTGGAGTGTGTTGGACCCTCAGAATCAGGGTTGCATCG GGAAGGTAGCATTTGTGCAGCTGGCCGACCTCCTGAACATCGAAGTCATTACACTCAAATCAAGGCCACACCCACTGCGCTTCATATTCCCCACCCTCTACCTGTCGGTCCCCAGCCGTCTGATCTGTCGATTGGTTCGACATCG GACTTTTGTGATGGTGTATGACCTGATCATCCTGGTGAACGCCATCTTCATTGGTCTGGACGAGGACAATCCACTGATCGCTGACTCAGAATGGATGTTCCTGTCGCTCTACCTGTTGGAGATCCTTCTGAAGCTCTACGTGTTTGAGCCCCGAGCGTTTTTCTCTCGTCATAACTTGTGGAACTG GTTTGACACAATTATTGTCTTCTCTGCCCTCATCGCAACAGTTGTCAACTCGGCTGTGAAGTCATGTGAGTTTCTGCCAATTTTAA TTGGACTTTATGGGAGCCATCAGATCTTGGACATTGTCCTGATCCTGCGAGTCCTCAGATTGGTGCGGGTGGTGGACAGCGTTCAGAG GTTTCGTACCATCATCAATGCCATGATACGGGTCGGCCCAGCCATCCTGACCTTTGGACAGCTTATCCTT gtgGTTTACTACATCTTTGCAATGGTCGGGATGGAACTATTTAAAGGAAAGATCAAGTACTTTGGTGAAGGATCTGATGATCCGACAAAGTTGTTCTGTGGGAATGTCCTCCTCAACGGAACCTCCTTTGCTCAGCTCAACTACTGCAAGAACAATTTTAATGATATTCTGTCATCTTTCatcctgctggtggagctcacTGTGGTCAATCAATGGCATG TGCTCAGTAGCGGCTTCACCTTTGTCACTCACGTGTCTGCTAGGATCTTCTTTGTTGTCTTTCACATCATTGTTGTCATCATCATAATCAA CATCTTTGTGGCTTTTGTCCTGGAGGCCTTCTTCATGGAGTACTCAGTGGAGAAGAGTGACCTGCACACGTCTGTTGAGAGGAAGATCGAGGAGCTACAGCTCTCTGTGGCACA AGAGAAGCTAGAGGACAACTTGGTCAATGCCATGGACAGCACAGAGGGCAACTGTGATACAGCAGAGGACAAGCCAGTCCTGATGTTTAAAATTGCTTCAAAAA GGTATCGGACCGTCGACACTTTGCTGCAACGGATGTTTGAGGCTGATCTAAACTTGGATGACTTGGCTGAGAACGACAGAATTGAAGCTGACAGCAGTGGGAACTTTGCTAACCCAGCCTTCGGCTCGGTGTGA